The Vannielia litorea genome segment AACCCGCTCTTCCTCGATGACCTGCGCGAGAAACTGGAAGAAGCCGGGGATAACTCCCGCAAGCTTCTGAACCTGCGGAACCGCATGGCCAAGATCAGGGTCTTCGATCCTGCGTGTGGATCGGGCAACTTCCTGGTGATCGCCTACAAGGAGATGCGCGCGATCGAGGCCGAGATCAACACGCGGCGCGGCGAGGCTGACCGGCGCACCGACATCCCTCTGACCAATTTTCGCGGGATCGAGTTGCGCGACTTCCCAGCCGAAATCGCACGCTTGGCGCTAATCATTGCCGAGTATCAGTGCGACGTGCTGCATCGCGGTCAGAAGGAGGCGCTTGCCGAGTTTCTGCCCCTCGATGCCATGAACTGGATCACTTGCGGCAACGCGCTGCGGCTCGACTGGCTGAGCATCTGCCCGCCCACCGGGACGGGGGTGAAGCACCATGCCGATGACTTGTTCATGTCGCCGCTCGACCAGGCGCAGATCGACTTCGAGAACGAAGGCGGAGAGACCTACATCTGTGGGAACCCGCCGTATATCGGGCGCCGAAACCAAGACAAGGAGCAGAAAGCTGAACTAAGAGCCGTTCTGGGATCAAAGATAAAATCGGCGGCATCTTTGGATTATGTTTTCGGTTGGCTCGAAAAAGCATCGGATTTCATCCTGCTCCAAGGTGGCGAATTTGCTTATGTAACGACGAACTCTGTGAGCCAGGGAACTCAGATTCCCATCTACTGGCCACATCTTTTCTCGAAGGGGTTGGAAATCACGTTTGCCCACCGGTCATTCAAGTGGGCAAACAACGCTGCACATAACGCGGGTGTTACCGTAGTCATCATCGGTGTTGGAAAGACCAACCGAGAGAAGAAGATTTTTGATGGCGAAATGGTCCGCAAGGTGGATGAGATAAACCCCTACCTGCTCCCCGGCTCTTCTGTCGTCGTGACAACCAGAGGTAGACCGATAGCTGATATTTCCCGCATGAATTATGGCAACCTTCCTGGAGACGGAAATCACCTATCACTAAACCAAAGAGAAAAAGACGACCTGATCGGTGAGTATCCTGAAGCAGAGAGACTTGTGATCCCCTTGTATGGTGCTCAGGAGTTTATCAAAGGTTTGAAGCGGTATTGCCTATGGATAGACGATAACGATCTCAAGAGTGCACGGGGAATCCCCGAAATCTCGCGTAGAATAGACCGTGTGAGAGAAACACGTCTCACGAGTAAAGACCCAAGCTACAATGCTCTGGCCAACCGACCGCATCAATATCGAGACAGAAACTTAGCTCACTCATCCACAATCTTAGCGCCCCAAGTCTCATCGGAGGCACGCGAGTATTTGCCGACAAACTTGCTGCCGGGGCGTACAGGAACCACTAACCAAGCCTTCGCCCTCTACGATGCCCCGCTCTGGAACATGGCGCTGATCGCCTCAAAACTGCACCTCGTCTGGGTTGCAACTGTATGCGGGAAGCTAAAGACCGATTTCCGCTATTCGAACACTCTTGGATGGAACACCTTCCCCGTCCCGCAACTGACTGAGAAGAACAAGGAAGACCTGACCCGTTGCGCCGAGGACGTCCTTTTGGCGCGCGAGGCGCATTTCCCCGCGACCATCGCCGATCTCTACGACCCCGAGAAGATGCCTGCCGACCTGCGCGCCGCTCATGATCGCAACGACGAAACCCTTGAGCGCATCTACATCGGCCGCCGCTTCCGCAACGACACCGAACGCCTCGAAAAGCTCTTCGAGCTTTATACGAAGTTGACCAAGAAGGGGGCGGCATGAACGACCGCCCCTACAGCCCCGGCGGTGATGCCAAGGTCATCGGGGATATCGGCCAGCGCGTCTTTGGCGGCTACACCGGCATGTTCACCTATCACCACTGGCCCGAGCGCGGCCAGCACATGCTGCGCAAGGTGCAGACCCGAGTGGTCGAAACCTACGGCAGCGTCCGAGCCTTTGAGGCGCATTTCGAAGCCGTCGCGCGTGGCCGCGCCGATGTGGCTGACTTCTGGACCGATGCCACTTCTGTCCTCTTCACCTCCTTCTGGGGCTGGACCCCCGAAACTTGGGGCACTGTGGGCTGGTCCGGCCTTAACGGGGCAACACGCCGTACAAACCTGATGAAGGAGCTAACCGACCCATTCATCTGTGTCTGTTACGTCACCAGTAATCAGACCTACATCGACCCGGACCTGAAGGGTAGGATTGCCGGGTTCTATCTGATGAGCCATGAAATGGGCGACCGGGACGAGTTCACCCACCCGATCCACCACGGCCGCGATGCGACCAAGTGGCGGCACTCACTGAGAGCGGTCCGCGCATTCAGCTACCTTCCCGAGTACCGACCGCGCGCGATGGACCTGTTCCCGGAACTATCCAAAACCGCGCGGCATGTTTCAGCCATGGGGGAGGTCATCACGGACCCGGCCAAGATTGACACCTTGCGCAGCATCCCTTGGGTTGAGGTTCCCGTCTTTTCCAAGGGCGCATCGGGCGACGAGGCTTCAGCACCGCAGCATCCGGGCCTTGGTATGGTCCCCGCAGGACCGGCCAGCAGCGGCGGCTACTTCGTCCCCGAGGGAACAAGCCATCTCCCCCGCGAGCTCTACGTCCTGCGCCTGAGGGGTGACACCACAGCCTATTTGGGGCAATCCGTAGAGGGATCGTCGATCATCAAGATCGGACTATCGGTCAGCCCTGACATGCGCCGCCAGACCCTACAGAAGGCGATGCCTAGGGGCACGTTTTGTTGGCAGGTTCTTAGGACGACCCGAAAAGATGGACATGACCCCTACAGCGGCTTCTCGGCGGCCGTGTCGGGCGAGAATGCTATGAAGCAATACTTGGCTCAGCACGCCACATGGCTTGGCGGTGAGTTCTACCTTGCTAGTGAAGATGACGTAGGAGCAGCTTGGCAGATAGGCCGCGCGGCTGCCCTGAAATTTGAAGAAGAAAGTTCGGTTGATGACGATCAATAATGTTCCCGCTGTTTCCGTCACCTATGCACAGACCGGAGGTTCGACCAAGTCGAACGAGCTTGGCATGCGGGCGATGCAGGAGCGCGCGTATGAGAAGCGCGGCGAGCAGTATCTGCTGATCAAGTCGCCGCCCGCCTCGGGCAAGAGCCGCGCGCTCATGTTCATCGCGCTCGACAAGCTGCACAATCAAGGGCTCAAGCAAGCGATCGTGGTGGTGCCGGAGAAGTCGATTGGATCGAGCTTCAACGATGAGCCGCTGAGCAAGTTTGGCTTCTGGTCAGATTGGGCCGTCGCGCCAAGGTGGAACCTCTGCAATTCGCCCGGCACGGATGGCGGCAAAGTAAAATCGGTGGAAGCGTTTCTTGACAGCGGCGAACGTGTGCTGGTCTGCACCCACGCAACCTTCCGCTTTGCCGTAGAGAAGCTCGGGATCGAGGCGTTCGATGATCGGCTGATCGCCGTGGACGAATTCCACCATGTTTCGGCCAGCGAGGACAGCATCCTTGGTTCGCAGCTCAACGAGTTCATCGCCCGCGGCCGCGTGCATGTCGTGGCGATGACTGGCAGCTATTTCCGGGGCGATGCGGTACCGATCCTAGTGCCCGAGAACGAGGCGAAGTTCGACACGATCACCTACACCTACTACGAGCAGTTGAATGGCTACAAATACTTGAAGCAGCTCGATATCGGCTATTTCTTCTACTCAGGCTCATATGCAGACGACATCTTGGCGGTGCTCGATCCGAACGAGAAGACGATCGTCCACATCCCGAACGTGAATTCGCGGGAGAGCACGAAGGACAAGCACCGCGAAGTCGAGCACATCATCGACGCCTTGGGCGACTGGCAGGGCACCGATCCTGCCACGGGGTTCCAGCTTGTGAAGACGCCCGAGGGAAAGGTTCTGAGAATTGCCGATCTGGTCGATGATGAAGCGGTGAAGCGTGACAAGGTTTCAGGTGCGCTCAAAGACCCCGCCAATAAGAACAACCGCGATCATGTGGACATCATCATCGCTCTTGGTATGGCCAAAGAGGGCTTCGACTGGATTTGGTGCGAGCACGCGCTCACAGTCGGCTACCGCGCGAGTCTGACCGAAATCGTTCAGATCATCGGCCGTGCGACCCGCGATGCCGAAGGTAAGACGCGCGCCCGTTTCACCAATTTGATCGCTGAGCCTGATGCCAGTGAGGCCGCCGTCACTGAGGCGGTGAACGATACGCTGAAGGCGATCGCCGCAAGCTTGCTCATGGAGCAGGTTCTTGCCCCACGCTTCAACTTCACACCGAAGACCCCGAAGAGCGGGCCGGTCGAAGGCTTCGACTACGGAGAAGGCGGCTATGATCCCGACCAGGAAAACATCGGTTTCAGTGAGGAAAGCGGACAATTCCAGATCGAGATCAAGGGACTGGCGATGCCCAAAAGCAAGGAGGCCGAACGTGTCTGCCAGGAGGACTTGAACGAGGTCATCACTGCCTTTGTCCAGGATAAGACGGCGATCGAGCGTGGGCTTTTTGATGAAGAGCTTGTGCCCGAAGAGCTTACCCAAGTGCGCATGGGTAAGATCGTCGGCGCGAAATTCCCCGAGCTCGACGCTGAGGACCAGGAAGCCGTGCGCCAGCACGCTATTGCCGCATTGAATCTGACGCAGAAGGCGAAGGAAGCAGCTCTTGCGACCTCTGCCGACGACACGCAGGTGAGCGGCAATACGGCGCTGATCGACGGTGTGCGCAAGTTTGCGATGGATGTTCGCGATCTCGACATCGACTTGATCGACCGCATCAACCCGTTTGGGGCAGCCTACAAGATCCTCGGAAAGACCATGAACGAGGAAAGCCTAAAGCAAGTGGCGGCGGTAATTTCGGCGAAGAAGGTACAGCTCACGCCAGAAGAGGCACGCGACCTGGCGCGGCGTGCCGTGAAGTTCAAGCAGGAGCGGGGACGGTTGCCGTCCATAACATCTCCCGATGCCTGGGAGAAGAAGATGGCCGAAGGTGTCGCGTTCTTGGCCCGCATGAAGCAAGAGGCCGCCAATGGCTAGAGAATTCACCGAAGAGGACGATGCGCTCCTGGCCGAGCTTGGCGTTGAGATCGAAGCCAAGAAGGCAGTCACGCGCACGCCGCGCGAAGAACGTATCATCGCAGGCTTCAAAGAGATTCAGCGTTTCGCCGAGGAACATGGACGCACACCGCAGCACGGCGAAGACCGCGACATCT includes the following:
- a CDS encoding class I SAM-dependent DNA methyltransferase, whose amino-acid sequence is MNAVEIEEAISALAEKPFDAEEFAFAFLEAFGNKATTIKRLRSGSSNKSDIGGVLQANNIHLKSCDPGTVAETLAELRQSPATAKAKAKFILATDGATLEAEDLASGETIACPFADFPDHFGFFLPLAGISTVKQIRESAFDIKATGRLNRLYVTLLQDNPDWGTADRRHDMNHFMARLIFLFFAEDTSILNGEDLFTATVTQMSAQDSSNTHEVISELFRAMNTPIPQRTSAKLPRWADVFPYVNGGLFSGSTDVPRFSKIARSYLLHIGNLDWTKINPDIFGSMIQAVADDEERGALGMHYTSVPNILKVLNPLFLDDLREKLEEAGDNSRKLLNLRNRMAKIRVFDPACGSGNFLVIAYKEMRAIEAEINTRRGEADRRTDIPLTNFRGIELRDFPAEIARLALIIAEYQCDVLHRGQKEALAEFLPLDAMNWITCGNALRLDWLSICPPTGTGVKHHADDLFMSPLDQAQIDFENEGGETYICGNPPYIGRRNQDKEQKAELRAVLGSKIKSAASLDYVFGWLEKASDFILLQGGEFAYVTTNSVSQGTQIPIYWPHLFSKGLEITFAHRSFKWANNAAHNAGVTVVIIGVGKTNREKKIFDGEMVRKVDEINPYLLPGSSVVVTTRGRPIADISRMNYGNLPGDGNHLSLNQREKDDLIGEYPEAERLVIPLYGAQEFIKGLKRYCLWIDDNDLKSARGIPEISRRIDRVRETRLTSKDPSYNALANRPHQYRDRNLAHSSTILAPQVSSEAREYLPTNLLPGRTGTTNQAFALYDAPLWNMALIASKLHLVWVATVCGKLKTDFRYSNTLGWNTFPVPQLTEKNKEDLTRCAEDVLLAREAHFPATIADLYDPEKMPADLRAAHDRNDETLERIYIGRRFRNDTERLEKLFELYTKLTKKGAA
- a CDS encoding DEAD/DEAH box helicase, whose product is MTINNVPAVSVTYAQTGGSTKSNELGMRAMQERAYEKRGEQYLLIKSPPASGKSRALMFIALDKLHNQGLKQAIVVVPEKSIGSSFNDEPLSKFGFWSDWAVAPRWNLCNSPGTDGGKVKSVEAFLDSGERVLVCTHATFRFAVEKLGIEAFDDRLIAVDEFHHVSASEDSILGSQLNEFIARGRVHVVAMTGSYFRGDAVPILVPENEAKFDTITYTYYEQLNGYKYLKQLDIGYFFYSGSYADDILAVLDPNEKTIVHIPNVNSRESTKDKHREVEHIIDALGDWQGTDPATGFQLVKTPEGKVLRIADLVDDEAVKRDKVSGALKDPANKNNRDHVDIIIALGMAKEGFDWIWCEHALTVGYRASLTEIVQIIGRATRDAEGKTRARFTNLIAEPDASEAAVTEAVNDTLKAIAASLLMEQVLAPRFNFTPKTPKSGPVEGFDYGEGGYDPDQENIGFSEESGQFQIEIKGLAMPKSKEAERVCQEDLNEVITAFVQDKTAIERGLFDEELVPEELTQVRMGKIVGAKFPELDAEDQEAVRQHAIAALNLTQKAKEAALATSADDTQVSGNTALIDGVRKFAMDVRDLDIDLIDRINPFGAAYKILGKTMNEESLKQVAAVISAKKVQLTPEEARDLARRAVKFKQERGRLPSITSPDAWEKKMAEGVAFLARMKQEAANG